A single window of Podarcis raffonei isolate rPodRaf1 chromosome 9, rPodRaf1.pri, whole genome shotgun sequence DNA harbors:
- the ETFDH gene encoding electron transfer flavoprotein-ubiquinone oxidoreductase, mitochondrial → MLLPSCRVSRQAHRCLYALRSAGKDCHLPLCAARWASSTVPRITTHYTIHPRDKDNRWEGISMERFAEEADVVVVGAGPAGLAAAIRLKQLASEHGKEIRVCLVEKAAQIGAHTLSGACLEPRALNELFPDWKERGAPLHTSVTEDKFGILTKNSRIPVPILPGLPMTNHGNYIVRLGHFVSWLGEQAEALGVEVYPGYAAAEVLFHEDGSVKGIATNDVGIQKDGAPKATFERGLELHAKITVFAEGCHGHLAKQLYNKYNLRQNCQPQTYGIGLKELWLIDEKKWKAGRVEHTVGWPLDRHTYGGSFLYHLDEGEPLVALGFVIGLDYQNPYLNPFKEFQRWKHHPTVQPTLEGGKRIAYGARALNEGGFQSIPKLTFPGGLLIGCSPGFMNVPKIKGTHTAMKSGMLASEAIFNQLTNENLQSKTLGLDVPEYEDNLKKSWVWKELYAVRNIRPSCHGPLGVYGGMIYTGIFYWILRGMEPWTLKHPGTDAKRLKPAKDCTPIEYPKPDGKISFDLLSSVALSGTNHEHDQPAHLTLKDDSVPVNHNLAIYDGPEQRFCPAGVYEYVPVETGDGLRLQINAQNCVHCKTCDIKDPSQNINWVVPEGGGGPAYNGM, encoded by the exons ATGCTGCTTCCTTCTTGCAGAGTTTCCCGTCAAG CACATCGTTGTCTGTATGCCTTGAGGTCAGCAGGAAAAGATTGTCACCTGCCTTTGTGCGCAGCACGATGGGCTTCTTCCACTGTGCCACGTATCACCACCCACTATACTATCCACCCCCGGGACAAAGACAaccggtgggaag GGATAAGCATGGAAAGATTTGCAGAAGAAGCGGATGTTGTTGTAgttggagcaggccctgcaggaCTCGCTGCAGCTATCCGACTCAAGCAGTTAGCTAGCGAACACGGCAAAGAGATCCGTGTGTGCCTTGTGGAGAAAGCTGCTCAGATCGGTGCGCATACACTTTCTGGAGCTTGCCTTGAGCCACGTGCCTTAAATGAACTTTTCCCAGATTGGAAAGAACGAGGG GCTCCACTGCATACCTCTGTAACAGAAGACAAATTTGGAATATTAACAAAGAACTCTAGAATCCCAGTTCCTATTCTTCCAG GCCTTCCGATGACTAATCATGGGAATTACATAGTTCGTCTAGGGCATTTTGTGAGCTGGCTGGGTGAACAAGCAGAAGCGCTTGGTGTTGAAGTCTACCCAGGCTATGCTGCAGCTGAG GTTCTTTTCCATGAAGATGGCAGTGTGAAAGGGATTGCCACAAATGATGTTGGCATCCAAAAGGATGGGGCACCCAAG GCTACGTTTGAAAGAGGCTTGGAGCTGCATGCCAAAATCACCGTGTTTGCAGAAGGTTGTCACGGCCATCTTGCAAAGCAGTTGTACAACAAATACAATCTAAGGCAGAACTGCCAACCCCAGACTTACGGCATTGGGCTTaaggag CTGTGGCTTATTGATGAAAAGAAATGGAAAGCAGGAAGAGTGGAGCACACTGTTGGCTGGCCTTTGGACAGACATACATACGGAGGATCATTTCTTTATCATCTAGATGAGGGTGAACCGCTAGTAGCTTTGGGGTTTGTG ATCGGTTTGGATTATCAAAATCCTTACTTGAACCCCTTTAAGGAATTTCAGAGGTGGAAGCACCATCCAACTGTACAGCCTACTTTAGAAGGTGGAAAGAGAATCGCCTATGGTGCCCGAGCTCTTAATGAAGGTGGCTTCCAG TCCATACCTAAACTCACTTTTCCTGGTGGACTCCTTATTGGCTGTAGTCCAGGTTTCATGAATGTTCCTAAGATTAAAGGCACACACACTGCAATGAAAAGTGGTATGCTGGCTTCGGAAGCCATTTTCAACCAACTAACGAATGAGAATCTCCAATCAAAAACACTGG GACTTGATGTGCCTGAATATGAAGACAATCTGAAAAAATCCTGGGTATGGAAAGAACTCTATGCAGTCAGGAATATCCGTCCTTCATGCCATGGACCCTTGGGTGTGTATGGTGGAATGATTTACACAGGCATATTTTACTGGATACTAAGAGGAATGGAACCTTGGACCCTAAAGCATCCAG GGACAGATGCAAAGCGGCTAAAGCCAGCCAAAGACTGCACACCTATTGAATACCCCAAACCTGATGGAAAAATCAGTTTTGACTTGCTTTCATCAGTGGCTCTGAGTGGCACGAATCACGAACATGACCAGCCAGCTCATTTGACTCTGAAAGATGATAGTGTTCCTGTCAATCATAACTTAGCTATATACGATGGACCTGAACAACGATTCTGCCCTGCAG GAGTTTATGAATATGTTCCTGTGGAAACTGGAGATGGATTGCGATTACAGATAAATGCTCAGAACTGTGTCCATTGCAAGACATGTGATATTAAAGATCCCAGCCAAAATATTAACTGGGTTGTACCTGAAGGTGGAGGTGGACCAGCTTATAATGGAATGTAG